The Campylobacterota bacterium genome window below encodes:
- a CDS encoding phosphatidylglycerophosphatase A, which produces MNFRWFFLTGAYSGLFPKAPGTAGTLAALPAGVAVLAYFGSQTLFLASLLITLIALKAINAYEAQSGIHDDKRIVIDEVVGMWLALSIAPGATFAWPELARWENGLMVQIVLAFLFFRLYDIKKPSVIGRIDREAKGGWGVMGDDILAGFAAGISSAIVWQLLLKTPLFS; this is translated from the coding sequence ATGAATTTTCGATGGTTTTTTCTGACGGGCGCCTACAGCGGTCTTTTCCCCAAAGCACCCGGAACCGCGGGAACCCTCGCGGCATTGCCCGCCGGTGTCGCGGTTCTCGCCTATTTCGGCTCCCAGACTCTTTTTCTCGCATCGCTTCTGATCACCCTCATCGCCCTCAAAGCGATCAACGCCTACGAAGCCCAAAGCGGTATCCACGACGATAAACGGATCGTCATCGACGAAGTCGTCGGGATGTGGCTGGCTCTTTCCATCGCGCCCGGTGCCACGTTCGCGTGGCCGGAACTTGCCCGGTGGGAGAACGGCCTGATGGTGCAAATCGTACTCGCGTTCCTCTTTTTCCGTCTCTACGACATTAAAAAACCTTCGGTCATCGGCCGTATCGACCGTGAAGCCAAAGGAGGATGGGGCGTCATGGGCGACGACATTCTCGCCGGTTTCGCCGCGGGAATCAGCTCGGCCATCGTCTGGCAGCTGCTCCTCAAAACACCCCTCTTTAGCTGA
- a CDS encoding diguanylate cyclase: MNFKLRVQLIIALIVIVVSATLTFYHISQEKQFAKERSERSSENIRLSFDSIVHDTEQLYRFRTRATLETPGVMEAIGARDTQTLYRLILPRYKALQEENPYLHIMQFHAADGRSILRVHLKEKYGDDIASRRPMLQEIHREHKMVTGFEGGLGGIAFRVIMPIFDQGKYIGAVEYGVDSGYFVKKIKDSTGSESIVLLHREWLGAADRKLYSQGIDSFYYSSVLPEKKEIMQLFAQKNPGLLPRTVRYKHREYEVTPLFLKDTKRRTFGMIVTINDVTGANQSISDALIGSLLVTLTMVALLWGVIEYTFGALIGKVDLQERYINTILDSQQNIVIVTDGKEIIYANRAFFDYFRFKTLAEFKKAYQCICNFFESEETEQYLMPVMEGMIWTDYLLANENKENQVKMTINGETTIFRVNSKKMEYKGNVRHVVVFTDITRLNELATQDILTGLANRFQFDKALQHSIHMSSRYGRVFSLILVDVDHFKDVNDRYGHLVGDEVLKELSRLLSQSVRKSDIVARWGGEELVVLLPDNELASASKLAETLRARIEAHRFAPLERLTCSFGVVQWHIGETSDSLLHRVDEKLYAAKEGGRNRVVS, from the coding sequence ATGAATTTCAAGTTACGCGTACAACTGATCATCGCGCTGATCGTCATCGTCGTTTCGGCCACACTGACTTTCTACCATATCTCGCAGGAGAAACAGTTCGCCAAAGAACGGAGCGAACGCTCTTCGGAGAACATCCGCCTTTCGTTCGATTCGATCGTACACGACACCGAACAGCTTTACCGGTTCCGCACCCGCGCCACCCTTGAAACACCCGGCGTGATGGAAGCGATCGGAGCGCGGGATACGCAAACGCTCTACCGCCTCATTCTCCCCCGATACAAAGCTCTGCAGGAAGAGAACCCCTATCTGCACATCATGCAGTTTCATGCCGCCGACGGGCGCTCCATCCTGCGGGTCCACCTGAAAGAGAAATACGGCGACGACATCGCATCACGCCGCCCGATGCTTCAGGAGATCCACCGCGAACACAAAATGGTCACCGGGTTCGAAGGTGGGCTCGGAGGGATCGCATTCCGGGTCATCATGCCGATTTTTGATCAGGGAAAATACATCGGTGCGGTCGAATACGGGGTCGACAGCGGTTACTTCGTCAAAAAGATCAAAGATTCGACCGGGTCGGAGAGTATCGTATTGCTGCACCGCGAATGGCTCGGGGCAGCGGACCGCAAACTCTATTCTCAAGGGATCGACAGCTTTTATTACAGCAGCGTGCTCCCGGAGAAAAAAGAGATCATGCAGCTCTTTGCACAGAAAAATCCGGGACTTCTCCCCCGCACCGTCCGCTACAAACACCGCGAATACGAAGTCACACCGCTGTTTCTCAAAGATACGAAACGCCGTACCTTCGGGATGATCGTGACGATCAACGACGTGACGGGGGCGAATCAGTCGATTTCGGACGCACTGATCGGGAGCCTGCTGGTTACATTGACGATGGTGGCGCTGCTTTGGGGGGTCATCGAATACACCTTCGGCGCCCTGATCGGCAAAGTGGATCTGCAGGAGCGTTACATCAATACGATTCTCGATTCACAGCAAAACATCGTCATCGTCACCGACGGGAAAGAGATCATTTACGCCAACAGGGCCTTTTTCGACTATTTCCGGTTTAAAACCCTGGCCGAATTCAAAAAGGCCTATCAGTGCATCTGCAATTTTTTCGAATCGGAAGAGACCGAACAGTACCTGATGCCGGTGATGGAGGGGATGATCTGGACCGATTATCTGCTGGCGAACGAGAACAAAGAGAATCAGGTGAAAATGACGATCAACGGGGAAACCACGATTTTTCGGGTCAACTCGAAAAAAATGGAATACAAAGGAAACGTCCGCCACGTCGTCGTATTCACCGACATCACACGTCTCAACGAACTGGCGACGCAGGATATTTTGACGGGGCTTGCCAACCGTTTTCAGTTTGATAAGGCGCTGCAGCATTCGATCCATATGTCCAGCCGATACGGAAGAGTTTTTTCGCTGATTCTCGTCGATGTGGACCATTTCAAAGACGTTAACGACCGTTACGGTCACCTAGTGGGCGACGAAGTGCTCAAAGAGCTCTCACGCCTCCTCTCGCAGAGCGTTCGGAAAAGTGATATCGTCGCGCGTTGGGGGGGAGAAGAGCTGGTCGTACTGTTGCCCGACAACGAGCTTGCTTCGGCGTCAAAACTGGCCGAAACGCTTCGCGCACGGATCGAAGCGCACCGTTTCGCACCGCTTGAACGTCTGACCTGCTCGTTCGGCGTCGTGCAATGGCATATCGGGGAGACCTCCGACAGCCTCTTGCACCGTGTCGATGAAAAACTCTATGCCGCGAAAGAGGGGGGAAGAAACCGGGTCGTCAGCTAA
- a CDS encoding 4Fe-4S binding protein produces the protein MGLLHLTPARCVRALSVNSACNGCAEVCPTHAVSLEGRLPAINHSLCVGCNACAAVCPTEALALEDFSATEFFFSFAAEPGNTVSCQKNVPCLGALSDEHLIALAQLKKNVVLDTGHCGACEIGEAILRRLEQRVENVAYLLEAVGSENALALVPLGYVDETEPDPGEAQRRDFFRHFHLKGIAKVKADFEKEVQKSTDEFVECSIGSFDTQGLRTKKITDRRKLFFTALKRTERPETYHVVSADAVSFTSQKLLDEAKCTACEMCYRVCPTGALTSDLRNSKIDFDPFLCVKCHLCHDVCESGAISVSTSYNLKEWYEPSVQNLVTFSVRRCDECSGLFSSVGGEKICRRCRLEEEEAMELWGLKP, from the coding sequence ATGGGCCTTTTACATCTGACTCCCGCCCGATGCGTTCGCGCCCTCAGCGTCAACTCGGCCTGTAACGGCTGTGCCGAAGTCTGCCCGACGCATGCCGTGTCGCTGGAAGGGCGTCTGCCCGCCATCAACCATTCGCTTTGCGTCGGATGCAACGCGTGCGCTGCCGTCTGCCCGACCGAAGCTCTTGCGTTGGAAGATTTCAGCGCTACCGAGTTTTTCTTTTCGTTTGCCGCCGAGCCGGGGAATACGGTATCGTGCCAGAAGAACGTTCCCTGCCTGGGGGCGCTGAGCGACGAACATCTGATCGCATTGGCCCAACTCAAAAAAAACGTCGTGCTCGATACGGGACATTGCGGGGCGTGCGAAATCGGCGAGGCGATTTTGCGGCGGCTTGAGCAGCGAGTCGAAAACGTCGCCTACCTGCTCGAAGCGGTGGGATCGGAAAACGCGCTCGCCCTTGTACCGCTGGGATACGTCGATGAGACGGAACCTGATCCGGGGGAAGCGCAGCGGCGCGATTTTTTCAGGCATTTCCATCTCAAAGGGATCGCCAAGGTCAAAGCCGATTTTGAAAAAGAAGTGCAGAAATCGACCGACGAATTCGTCGAATGTTCGATCGGGAGCTTCGATACCCAGGGGCTGCGAACCAAAAAAATCACCGACCGTCGGAAACTTTTTTTTACGGCGCTCAAACGAACCGAACGGCCGGAGACGTACCATGTCGTTTCGGCCGACGCGGTGAGTTTCACGTCGCAGAAACTGCTCGACGAAGCCAAATGCACCGCTTGTGAAATGTGCTACCGCGTTTGTCCTACCGGAGCACTCACGTCGGACCTGCGCAACAGCAAAATCGATTTCGACCCGTTTCTGTGCGTCAAATGCCATCTGTGCCACGATGTGTGCGAGAGCGGCGCGATCAGCGTATCGACGTCATACAACCTCAAAGAGTGGTACGAACCCTCCGTACAGAACCTGGTGACGTTTTCGGTCCGACGATGCGACGAATGCAGCGGTCTGTTCAGCTCGGTGGGGGGAGAAAAAATCTGCCGCCGTTGCCGCTTGGAAGAGGAAGAAGCTATGGAATTGTGGGGACTGAAACCATGA
- a CDS encoding molecular chaperone TorD family protein: MDEIIARSNIYGLLSRVLLQELDAQTLQTFKTDETVLDFLPHWKEWEPRLSLPNQQLLDEYLNPDFVNLSILHLVPYETFYTRSDQMIETGGANPVTDMYSAYGFIVDYEIARVVSADHIGIELEFMHHLCEAQKKALGEDDLEASAELMKIQHRFLNTHLLKWAPMYLINMKYEARTPLYYDAAEMALEFILSDNEMLSKTVSE, encoded by the coding sequence ATGGATGAAATCATCGCACGAAGCAATATTTACGGACTGTTGTCACGGGTACTTCTCCAAGAGTTGGACGCGCAGACGCTTCAGACGTTTAAAACCGACGAAACGGTTTTGGATTTTCTTCCCCATTGGAAAGAGTGGGAACCGCGTCTGAGTCTCCCAAACCAGCAGCTTTTGGATGAGTATCTCAACCCCGATTTCGTCAACCTCTCGATTCTGCATCTGGTCCCCTACGAGACCTTTTACACCCGCAGTGACCAGATGATCGAAACAGGCGGGGCGAACCCGGTTACCGACATGTACAGCGCGTACGGCTTTATCGTCGATTACGAGATCGCCCGCGTCGTTTCGGCCGACCACATCGGCATCGAATTGGAGTTCATGCACCACCTGTGCGAAGCGCAGAAAAAAGCCCTGGGCGAAGACGATCTTGAGGCGTCGGCGGAGCTGATGAAAATCCAGCACCGATTTTTAAACACCCACTTGCTCAAATGGGCGCCGATGTACCTGATCAACATGAAATACGAAGCACGTACCCCGCTTTATTACGATGCGGCGGAGATGGCGCTCGAATTCATCCTCTCGGACAACGAGATGCTGAGTAAAACCGTTTCGGAATGA